The Mycobacteriales bacterium genomic sequence GGCCGATCGAGTTGAGCATGCCGCTGGGCGTCTCGGCCATCCGCGGCGTCGGCCGCCCGGCCCGCGGCCGCAGCGTGACCGACTTGGTCACCACCGCGCCGAGCGAGGCGACCGGGGAGAACGGCTCCAGCTCCCGGCCGGCCGCGGCGCAGCCGGACGCGGTCAGCACCGGGTTCGGCAACCGGGCCGAGCCGAGGGAGACGGCGAGGTTCACGGGGCTCACAGCGCCCCCAGCGCGTCCGCGGGCACCGTGCCGACATCGGCCCAGCGGACCCGCTCGTGATCGAAGACCGGGCCGTCCACGCAGGACCGGCTCATCCGGGTCACCCCGTCCTCCCCCACGACCGGCAGCACGCAGGTCATGCAGACCCCGATCCCGCAGGCCATCGACTCCTCCACGGCCACCTGGCACGGCAGCCCGTACGACCCGGCGACCGCTCCGACCGCGCGCAGCATCGGCATCGGGCCGCAGGCGTACACGGCCTGGGCCCCGGTCCGCTCGATCTCGTCCGGCAGCGCGTCGGCGACCGTGCCCTTGCGCCCGTACGACCCGTCGTCGGTGGTGACGGTGACGGCGCCGGCGGTCCGCTTGGCCTCCAGCTCGCCGAAGATCCGGTCGTGGGTGCCGGCGCCGAGCAGGAAGTCGACCCGGCATTCGCGGGCCTGCAGCGCGTCGGCCAGCGAGAACAGCGGGGCCGAGCCGTAGCCGCCGCCGACGA encodes the following:
- a CDS encoding dihydroorotate dehydrogenase electron transfer subunit, translating into MTEVAVRREPVQVRGEVLTRRRVGAYHLIEIAAGGIAERFRSGQFVALSVGGPVSALVLRRSFAVYRATPVGAYSGTVQIVVGVHGRGTEWLAGVKPGEPLDVVGPLGTPFRLPATPAGTLLVGGGYGSAPLFSLADALQARECRVDFLLGAGTHDRIFGELEAKRTAGAVTVTTDDGSYGRKGTVADALPDEIERTGAQAVYACGPMPMLRAVGAVAGSYGLPCQVAVEESMACGIGVCMTCVLPVVGEDGVTRMSRSCVDGPVFDHERVRWADVGTVPADALGAL